The Pseudomonas graminis region CGCGCGGCCCGATCGAGCCCAGCGTCAACGAGATCATGGGCGCAGCCGGACTAACCGTGGGTGGCTTCTATGCGCACTTCGACAGCAAGGAAGCGCTGATGCTGGAAGCCTTCAGCCAGTTGCTGGCCGAGCGCCGAGAGATGGTTGCGACGATCGACGATCAGTTACCGGGCGATGAGCGGCGCGCGCTGCTGGCGGCGTTCTACCTGTCGCGCAGGCACCGTGACGCGCAACAACACGCATGCCCGTTGCCGACGGCGATAGGGGAGATGACGCGTCTCTCCGCCGACTTCCGCAACGCTCTGGCGGAACATGTCGAACTGATGGTGGCGCAACTCGCTGCAAGCCCTGAGGAGGCCGACAAGACCCTGGCCGACATCGCCTTGATGGTCGGTGGTCTGGCGCTCGCCCGGGCCCTGGGCCCCGGCGAACTGTCGGATCGGGTGCTGAGGGCGGCGAAGTCGGCGGTGGTCTGAGTCAGGCAGGACATCCGTTGTCGCCAGCCTTTCTAGTAGTAGGACCGGCTTCAGCCGGGAAGGGGCCAGCATAAGCAACCTCAATCTTGCGGTGTAACGTCCGACGCCTTCCCGGCTAAAGCCGGTCCCACTAAATACACGCGGTCAGTCAGTGGGACCGGCTTCAGCCGGGAAGGGGCCAGCGGGGACACCCTCAATCTCTGGTCAGGCAAGCCCGCCATCAGTTTTGTCCGATGCTTTTGGTTACACTGCCCGCAGGATGAACAGAGGAGGCAGGAAGAAATGGTCTGGGATCTGGCAACGCCGTTCGTCATCGATCTGCAGGTGGGCGAGGAGGACATCGATGGCTTGGGTCACGCCAACAACGCTGTGTACGTCACCTGGCTCGAGCGCTGCGCGTGGCGGCATTCGCAGCAACTGGGCCTGGACCTGACCGAGTACCGTCGACTGGACCGTGCCATGGCCGTGGTGCGTCACGAAATCGACTACCTGGCCAGCGCCTATCAGGATGACCAACTGCAACTGGCGACCTGGATCGTCGACTGGGACCAGCGTCTGAAAATGACCCGGCGCTTCCAGCTCAAACGTCCCAGTGACGGCATGACCTTGCTGCGGGCACAAACCACCTTCGTCTGCATCGAACTGTCGTCGGGCAAACCCAAGCGCATGCCGAGCGAGTTCATCGACGGCTACGCGGCGGGTCTGCACAGCACAGTCTCCTGACGTCCGGCGCGCTTAAACCGTATCCAATCCGCCGGCCTCTGCGTAAACTGCCGGACTTTTTTTCGAGTGTGACCCATGCAAATTGCCCTGGCGCCCATGGAAGGCCTGGTCGACGACATCCTGCGCGACGTGCTGACGCAGGTCGGCGGCATCGACTGGTGCGTGACCGAATTCATCCGGGTGACCGAGCGCGTATTGCCGGAGCATTACTTCCACAAGCTCGCATCCGAGCTGTTGCAGGGCTCGAAAACCCGCGCCGGCGTGCCGCTTCGTGTGCAGCTGCTGGGTTCGGACCCGGTGTGCCTGGCCGAGAATGCAGCTTTCGCGGCCGAACTGGGCGCTCCGGTCATTGACCTGAACTTCGGCTGCCCAGCCAAGACGGTCAACAAGTCCCGGGGCGGCGCGGTGTTGCTCAAAGAGCCAGAGCTGCTGCACACCATCCTCAGCCACGTGCGCCGCGCGGTGCCGGCACACATCCCGGTCACCGCGAAGATGCGCCTGGGCTATGACAGCACCGAGCCGGCCCTTGATTGCGCACGTGCGCTGGAAGCGGGCGGTGCCGAGCACATCGTCGTTCACGCACGGACCAAGGTCGACGGCTACAAGCCTCCGGCGCACTGGGAGTGGATCGGCAAGATTCAGGACGTGGTGAAGATTCCGATCATCGCCAACGGCGAGATCTGGACCGTTGACGACTGGCGCCGCTGCCGGGAAATCTGCGGGGCCCGCGACATCATGATCGGCCGCGGTCTGGTGGCGCGTCCGGATCTCGGCCGGCAAATCGCCGCTGCCCAAGCCGGGCGTGAGGTCATCCCTATGACATGGATCGCGTTGCAGCCGCTGCTGCGGGATTTCTGGCTGCAGGCCATGGCCAAGATGACCCGCGTTCAGGCACCAGGCCGGCTCAAGCAGTGGGTGGTCCTGCTGACCAAAAGCTACCCCGAGGCCACTGTGCTATTTGATGCCCTGCGCCGCGAAACCGACTGCGAGCGGATCAGCCAGATGCTCGGCGTGAACGTGCCGGAAGCCGCCTGAAAAAATTTTTTGCACGACTCTTGAAACGCAAATGGCCGTCCCTATTTTGGGATTACGCGATGCCGAAGTCGGGTCGCGGAGATAACCACTTGCTGATTTATCAGGAGATTTTCAGATGACTACTGCATTTTCCCTGGCTCCACTGTTCCGTCACTCCGTTGGCTTCGACCGCTTCAACGACCTGTTCGAATCGGCGGCGCGCAACGAGTCGGCGAGCAGCTATCCTCCCTACAACGTCGAAAAACACGCTGATGACCAATACCGCATTGTCATCGCGGCGGCGGGGTTCCAGGAGGAAGATCTGGAGTTGCAAGTCGAGAAGGGCGTACTGACCGTCACCGGCAGCAAGCGCGAGAACACCGCGGAAGGCGTGACCTTCCTGCACCAGGGCATTGCCCAGCGTGCATTCAAGCTGTCGTTCCGCCTGGCTGATCACATCGAGGTCAAAAACGCTGCTTTGGCCAATGGCCTGCTGAACATTGACCTGCTGCGTCTGGTGCCTGAAGAGGCCAAGCCAAAACGCATCGAAATCAATGCTCAGAAAACCCTGACTCACTGATCCCGAGTCAGTGTGAGAAGGCGCCCTGCGGGGCGCCTTTTTTGTGTGCGGTCAGCGCGCCTGCGATTGCTCCAGCCCTGCAGCCTGCCCATCCAGCAGCGCCATGAACGCCCGCGCGGCGTTGGACAGCGTGCGTTCGGTGTGGACGATATAGCCTAGCTGTCGGCGCAACTGAATGCCCGGTAACGGAATGGCCGTGACCTGTTCGTCGAGCATGGTCCGGGGCAACACGCTCCAGGCCAGGCCAATGGACACCATCATCTTGATCGTCTCCATGTAGTTGGTGCTCATGGCGATATTCGGCTTCAGCCCTTGGGCTTCGCACAGTCCGCTGACGATGTGGTGGGTGAAGGTGTTCTCGCCCGGGAACACCGCCGGGTAGCCGGCGATGTCGGCCAGGCTGACGTTGTTCTGAGTGGCCAGCGGGTGCTCGGGTGCGGCGACAAAATCCAGGGGATCGTCCCAGACCTTGACGGCTTTCACCAGCGCGTGGGGCTCGGGCGCCAATGTAATCACCGCCAGTTCCGCGCGGCCGTGGAGGATTTCTTCGTAGGCCACTTCCGAATCGAGAAACTGAATGTCCAGCGCGACGTCCGGATAGGCCTTGGTAAATGCCCTTAACAGCGTAGGCAACCGGTGCAGTCCGATGTGGTGACTGGTCGCCAGGGTCAGACGCCCGGTGACCTCGCCGGTCAGGTTGGTCAGCGCGCGACGTGTGTCATCCAGCACATTGAGAATCTGGTAAGCGCGGGGGAGGAGTGCGCGTCCGGCTTCGGTCAGGCTGACCTCGCGGCCCAGACGATCAAAAAGCCGCACGTCCAGCTGCTGCTCCAGACCGGCGATGCGTTTGCTGACCGCCGGTTGCGTCAGGTGCAAGCGCTCTCCGGCTGCCGAGAAACTGCCCGTCTCGGCGATGGCGATAAAGGCATTGAGATTAGCCAAATCCATCTCGGATTCCTGTTGGTTATGCAAAGCATGAAAAATATGAATTTGAGTTATTTAAGCATATTCCATAGCATCTCCCCCACAAGCCAAGGGTCTTTACGGTGTCATTGCGACATCGGCGGCCGGGGCATAGAAATACGCTGATGAGGAACCGTCTGATGGCTGGCAAAACGCTCTACGACAAGCTCTGGGATTCGCATTTGGTCAAGCAGCGCGACGATGGCTCCGCGCTGCTCTACATCGACCGTCACATCATTCACGAAGTGACTTCGCCTCAGGCTTTCGAAGGCTTGCGCCTGGCCCGTCGCAAACCGTGGCGCATCGACGCCAACGTTGCGACCGTCGATCACAACGTGCCGACCACCCCAGACCGCAAGGATGGCGTCGATGCCATCGTCGATCAGGTGTCGCGCTTGCAGGTCAAGACGCTGGATGACAACTGCGACGAATACGGCATCACCGAATTCAAGATGAACGATGTGCGTCAGGGCATCGTTCACGTCATCGGCCCGGAGCAAGGCGCGACCTTGCCGGGCATGACCGTGGTCTGCGGCGACTCGCACACCTCGACCCACGGCGCATTCGGCGCATTGGCCCACGGCATCGGCACTTCCGAGGTCGAGCACGTCCTCGCGACCCAGTGCCTGGTCGCCAAGAAGATGAAGAACATGCAAGTGAAGGTCGAAGGCAAGCTGCCGTTCGGCGTCACCGCCAAGGACATCGTCCTGGCCATCATCGGCAAGATCGGCACCGCCGGCGGTAACGGTCATGCCATCGAATTTGCCGGCAGCGCCATCCGCGACCTGTCTGTAGAAGGCCGCATGACCATTTGCAACATGTCGATCGAAGCCGGCGCCCGTGTGGGTCTGGTGGCGACCGATGAAAAGACCATTGCCTACGTGAAGGGTCGTCCTTTCGCACCGACTGCCGAGCAGTGGGACGCAGCCGTCGAAGCCTGGAAAGACCTGGTGTCCGACGACGACGCGGTGTTCGACACCGTGGTCGAGCTCGACGCGACCCAGATCAAGCCGCAAGTCAGCTGGGGCACGTCCCCGGAAATGGTCGTGGCCGTGGATCAGAACGTGCCCGATCCGGCGCAGGAAGCCGATCTGGTCAAGCGTGGCTCCATCGAGCGCGCACTGAAGTACATGGGCCTGAGAGCCAATCAGGCGATTACCGATATCCAGCTGGATCGCGTGTTCATCGGCTCGTGCACCAACTCGCGGATCGAAGACCTGCGCGCCGCAGCGGACATCGCCAAAGGCCGTAAAGTGGCGTCGACCATCAAACAGGCGATCGTCGTGCCGGGCTCGGGTCTGGTGAAAGAACAGGCCGAGCGGGAAGGGCTGGACAAGGTCTTCATCGAAGCCGGCTTTGAATGGCGTGAGCCGGGCTGCTCGATGTGCCTGGCGATGAACCCGGACCGCCTGGAGAGCGGCGAGCACTGCGCGTCCACCTCCAACCGTAACTTCGAAGGCCGTCAGGGCGCCGGTGGACGTACTCACCTTGTCAGTCCGGCGATGGCGGCAGCGGCAGCGGTCAACGGCCGTTTCGTCGACGTTCGCACCATGAGCCAGGCATAAGGAGCCCCGTATGAAGCCTTTTACCCAACACACCGGTCTGGTCGCTCCGCTGGATCGCGCCAACGTCGACACCGATCAGATCATCCCCAAGCAGTTCCTGAAGTCGATCCGCCGGACGGGCTTTGGCCCGAACCTGTTTGACGAGTGGCGCTACCTCGACGTAGGTCAGCCGTATCAGGACAACAGCAAGCGTCCGCTGAACCCGGACTTCGTGCTCAACGCCGAGCGTTACCAGGGCGCCAGCGTTTTGCTGGCCCGGGAAAACTTCGGCTGCGGCTCAAGTCGCGAACACGCCCCGTGGGCGCTGGAAGAGTACGGCTTTCGCAGCATCATCGCGCCGAGCTACGCGGACATCTTCTTCAATAACAGCTTCAAGAACGGCTTGCTGCCGATCATCCTGAGCGAAAGCGAGGTCGATGAGCTGTTCAAGGTGGTCGAAGCCACACCGGGCTACCAGTTGAACGTGGACCTGGAAGCGCAGACTGTGACCCGTGAAGACGGCAAGGTGTACCGCTTTGAAATCGATGCCTTCCGCAAGCACTGCCTGCTTAATGGCCTGGACGACATCGGCCTGACCCTGGTGGACGGCGAGGCGATTGCAGCGTTCGAGAGCAAGCATCGGGCTTCGCAGCCTTGGTTGTTTCGCTGAGGGGCAATTATTAGCTTCAAGCTTCAAGCTTCAAGCGGCAAGTTGACCGCGGTGTGACTGCTGGTTCTTGCAGCTTACCGCTTGGAGCTTGCTGCTCCCGAGTTGGCACCATCTACCGGCTCGACGCATATTCTGAAACGAGGGTTTTATGAGCAAGCAGATTCTGATTCTCCCAGGTGATGGCATCGGTCCGGAAATCATGGCCGAGGCGGTCAAGGTGCTGGAGCTGGCCAGCGAGAAATACCAGCTGGGTTTCGAACTGAGCCACGACGTCATCGGCGGCGCGGCCATCGACAAGCACGGCGTGCCGCTGGCAGATGAGACCCTTGAGCTTGCCCGCTCTGTTGACGCAGTGTTGCTCGGCGCCGTCGGCGGCCCGAAATGGGACGCCATCGACCGCGACATTCGTCCGGAGCGCGGCTTGCTGAAGATCCGCTCGCAATTGGGCCTGTTCGCCAACCTGCGTCCGGCGATTCTTTACCCGCAGCTGGCCGATGCGTCGAGCCTGAAGCCCGAGATCGTGGCGGGCCTGGACATCCTCATCGTCCGCGAGCTAACCGGTGGCATCTATTTCGGCGCTCCCCGTGGCACCCGCGAACTGGAAAACGGTGAGCGTCAGTCCTACGACACGTTGCCGTACAGCGAAAGCGAGATTCGCCGTATTGCCCGTGTCGGCTTTGACATGGCCCGCGTGCGCGGCAAAAAGCTCTGCTCGGTGGACAAGGCCAACGTGCTGGCGTCCAGTCAGTTGTGGCGCGAAATCGTCGAGCAGGTCGCCAAGGATTACCCGGACGTCGAACTCAGCCACATGTACGTCGACAACGCTGCCATGCAGCTGGTCCGCGCACCGAAGCAATTCGACGTGATCGTCACCGACAACATGTTCGGCGACATCCTCTCCGACGAAGCCTCCATGCTCACCGGATCCATCGGCATGCTGCCGTCGGCGTCGCTGGATTCGAACAACAAGGGCATGTACGAGCCTTGCCACGGTTCGGCGCCGGATATCGCCGGCAAAGGCGTGGCCAACCCGCTGGCAACGATTCTGTCGGTGTCGATGATGTTGCGTTACAGCTTCAACGAGCACACTGCCGCCGACGCCATCGAGAAAGCCGTAAGCCTGGTGCTGGATCAGGGTTTGCGCACCGGCGACATCTGGTCTGAGGGCAATGCCCGCGTCGGTACGCAGGAAATGGGCGACGCCGTAGTCGCCGCGCTGCGCAATCTGTAATATCTCGAGCCCACGACCGTCAGGTTGAGTCCGTTGGCTCTCTGCGGTCGGGGCCCCACTTTTAATTAAGGTGTAGTTGCGATGAAACGTGTAGGTCTGGTCGGTTGGCGCGGGATGGTCGGTTCCGTGCTCATGCAGCGCATGCTGGAAGAGCAGGATTTCGATCTCATTGAGCCGGTTTTTTTCACCACCTCCAACGTCGGCGGCCAAGGCCCGTCCGTGGGCAAGGATGTCGCGCCGCTCAAAGATGCCTACAGCATCGACGAGCTCAAGACTCTGGACGTGGTGCTGACCTGCCAGGGCGGCGACTACACCAGCGAAGTATTCCCCAAGCTGCGTGAAGCGGGCTGGCAGGGCTACTGGATCGACGCGGCGTCTTCCCTGCGCATGCAGGACGATGCGGTGATCATCCTCGACCCGGTCAACCGCAAGGTCATCGACCAGCAGCTGGATGCCGGCACCAAGAACTACATCGGCGGCAACTGCACCGTCAGCCTGATGCTGATGGGCCTGGGCGGGCTGTTCGAGGCCGGTCTGGTGGAGTGGATGAACGTCATGACCTATCAGGCGGCTTCCGGCGCCGGTGCGCAGAACATGCGTGAGCTGATCAAGCAGATGGGCGCGATCAATGCGTCAGTGGCCGACGAACTGGCAAACCCTGCCAGCGCGATTCTGGACATCGACCGCAAGGTGGCTGAGGCGATGCGCGGCGAGGGTTTCCCGACCGAGAACTTCGGCGTGCCGCTGGCGGGCAGTCTGATTCCGTGGATCGACAAGGAGCTGCCGAACGGTCAGAGCCGCGAGGAGTGGAAAGGGCAGGCGGAGACGAACAAGATTCTGGGCCGCTTCAAGAGCCCGATTCCGGTCGACGGTATCTGCGTGCGCATCGGCGCGATGCGGTGCCACAGCCAGGCGCTGACCATCAAGCTGAACAAGGATGTGCCGATTGCGGACATCGAAGGGATGATCAGTCAGCACAACCCGTGGGTGAAGCTGGTGCCGAACAACCGCGAAGCGAGCATTCAGGAGCTGAGCCCGACGTCGGTGACCGGGACGTTGAATATCCCGGTAGGGCGTTTGCGCAAGTTGAACATGGGGTCGCAGTATCTGGGCGCGTTCACCGTGGGTGACCAGTTGTTGTGGGGTGCGGCCGAGCCGTTGCGTCGGATGTTGCGCATTCTGCTGGAGCGTTGATTTTGCGGTGACTGCAGCTCTTCCTCGCGGCAGAGCTGCATCGCGTTCGGCGAGTTACTTTCAAAACTGCTGCACAGCGCTTCGGCTGGTATGGCGATTTCCTGCCCGGCGCGGCCTGTAACGATGCGATGGCAACAGCCCTGTTGAATCGCAAGATGCCCTTCTGAATCCATTTGCCAGAGATCCTTCGGCGGTCAGGCCGCCCCATCCTCAGCCCCCCACAGGCCCTGATCAAATAACTGATGATCTGCGCAACCTCCGGCGCGGCCCATGGTCGTATTGGCAGCTATCTATAAGATCAAAGGCGTTCAAATGAGCTCTGATGCAGAAAATGTCGTACTCATCGTCGAAGACGAGCCGCTCATTCTGATGCTGCTGTCCGATTACCTCTCGGGCGAAGGCTATCGGGTGTTGCAGGCGGAGAACGGGGAGCAGGCATTCGAAATTCTTGCCACCAAACCCCACCTCGATCTGATGATCACCGATTACCGCCTGCCGGGCGGGGTGTCTGGCGTGATGATCGCCGAACCTGCCGTCAAGCTGCGACCGGAGCTCAAGGTGATCTTTATCAGCGGCTACCCGGCGGAGATCGTGGATTGTGGTAGCCCGATCACCCGGAAGGCGCCGATTCTGGCCAAGCCGTTCACCATGGAAACGCTGCATTTGCAGATCCAGACCCTGCTCAACTGAGCCTGCCTCAACAAACAACAAAGCCGGCAATCGCCGGCTTGTGTGTCTAAACCCGTCCTGCTTCAGATCTCAATCATCTCCCGCACCTTGGCCGTCAGTTGGTCAAAGGCAAATGGCTTGGTGATCATCTGCATCCCTTCCTCGAGAAAGCCTGAGCGGGCGCTGGCGTTTTCCGCGTAGCCGGTGATGAACAGCACTTTCAGGTCAGCCCGCAGCTGTCGGCCGATGTCCGCCAATTGGCGTCCATTCATGCCGGGCAGGCCGACATCGCTGATCATGAGGTCGATACGCTGGCTCGATTCAAGTATGGGAATCGCCCCGACCGCATCACCGGCCTCCACGTACGCATAACCCAGTTCGCTCAGCACCTGGCTGACCAGCGCGCGCACGGCCGGATCGTCTTCAACCAGCAGAATGGTTTCGCCCTCTCGGGCCTGGGGTGTGTCGCCGGGAAGGGCGGGGGCCTCCTGCTGTTCGGCGCCCTGATAACGGGGCAGGAACAGCTGAACCGTGGTGCCATCGCCTACTTGGCTCTCGATCGCGACATGACCGTGTGATTGCTTGCTGAAGCCGTAGATCATCGACAAACCGAGGCCGGTTCCCTGGCCGATCGGTTTGGTGGTGAAAAACGGATCGAACGCCCGGCTGATGACGTTCTCCGGCATCCCGCAGCCTGTGTCGCGCACGCTGAGCACGACGTAGTCGCCCGGCAGCAGGTTCTCGTAGGCGTTAGTGAACTCGCGGTCGAGATGGCGGTTGAAGGTCTCGATCATCAGCATGCCGCCGTCGGGCATGGCGTCTCGGGCGTTGAGCACCAGGTTGAGCAGGGCGCTTTCCAGCTGGTTCGGATCGGCCTCGGCGGTCCACAGTTCCGGGTCCAGGCACATGTCGAGGCGGATGCTCTCATTGACGCTGCGATTCAGCAGTTCGCCCATGGAGTTGACCAGGTCGTTCATCAGGACCGGCTTGGGGTCGAGCGATTGGCGCCGCGAGAACGCCAGCAGGCGATGGGTCAGGGCAGCGGCGCGGTTGGCCGACGTTACACCGAGGTCGATCAGGCCATCGAGATCGTCAGTGCGACCCCGTGCCAGACGTCGCCTCAGCAGCTCGAGGCTGCCGATGATCCCGGTCAGCATATTGTTGAAGTCGTGGGCGATACCGCCGGTCAGCTGACCCACGGCTTCCATTTTCTGCGACTGACGCAGGACTTCTTCGTTATGACGCAACTGCGAGGTGCGTTCTTCGACTTGCTGTTCCAGCGTTTCGTTGAGGCGGCGCAGCTGTTGTTCGGCCAGCTTGCGCTCGGTGATGTCCGACGTCACACCGGAAAGCAGGCTGACGCGGCCGTTCTGCGCCCGAATCGCCCGTGCGCGAATATCGATCCAGTGCACCGACCCGTCCGGCCAGACGTTGCGAAACTCAATGATGAAGTCCGCGCCGCTGTCCAGGGTGTGCTGCAGAGCCGACTGCATGCGCGGCTGATCTTCGGCATGCACCGAACTCAGCCAGTCGTGGTAGGAGAGCGCGTCGCGCTCGGCCCTGCCAAAATGCGCCTTGGTGATGTCCGAGCACTCCAGCGCCAGAAATTCGGTGTCCAGCTGCCAGGAACCCAGGCGTCCAGCCTTCAATGCATGCTGCAGCCGCTGTTCGCTTTCCAGCAGTTCTTCCAGGCGGGAGCGGGCTTCGTATTGCCGTCGACGCCCGCGCACCGCCGTGCTCACCAGACTGATAAGCGTCGCAGGATGAAACGGGCGCTCCAGAAATGTGACGTTGCCAAGCATTTTGCCCAGGTGGGCCGACGGATTCTGTTTCGGGCCTCCGTGGTGGGTCAGCAACACGATGGGAAAGTCCGACCAGGCCGGCTGATGGGCCAGCAGCCTCAGCAACGGGTTGATGTCCGCATTGCGCAGGGCCTCGTCGGCGATGATTGCCAGACCGGCACCGGCCATCAGCTCACTGCACAGCTGCGCCAGGTCGCCGGTAATCATCGCCAGGTAGCCGGCTTCCTGCAGCATCGTCAACGCGATCTGGCTGTCCCGCCCAAGGGGGGCCAGGATAATAGCCCGCTCCGATAGCTGTCCCGGCGTGCTCACGCGTCAGTGTCCCGCAGCAGCGGATTGTTCTCACCGTGATACTGAGGGATACCACGCAATACGCCCTGAAAGGCTTCCAGCGGTTCGCCGATGGTCATGCCGGACGAACTGATGCGATATTCACGAATGGTTGATTCATGGGTGCCTGTGCGTTTTTTGATAACAGAAATGGCCCGACGGACCTGACCCAGCGCTTCGAAGTAACGCAGCAGGATCACTGAATCGGCGAGGTAGGTGATGTCCACCGGGGTCTGCATGTCGCCGACCAGGCCGTGCTGGGCGACGGTCATGAACGTCGAGGCGCCGTGACGATTGAGGTAGAGCAGCAATTCGTGCACGTGCAGAACCAGCGCGTTCTCTTCAGGCATCGCAGCCTGATAGCCGTTCAGGCTGTCGATCACCACGGTCTGGA contains the following coding sequences:
- a CDS encoding LysR family transcriptional regulator gives rise to the protein MDLANLNAFIAIAETGSFSAAGERLHLTQPAVSKRIAGLEQQLDVRLFDRLGREVSLTEAGRALLPRAYQILNVLDDTRRALTNLTGEVTGRLTLATSHHIGLHRLPTLLRAFTKAYPDVALDIQFLDSEVAYEEILHGRAELAVITLAPEPHALVKAVKVWDDPLDFVAAPEHPLATQNNVSLADIAGYPAVFPGENTFTHHIVSGLCEAQGLKPNIAMSTNYMETIKMMVSIGLAWSVLPRTMLDEQVTAIPLPGIQLRRQLGYIVHTERTLSNAARAFMALLDGQAAGLEQSQAR
- the leuC gene encoding 3-isopropylmalate dehydratase large subunit, with translation MAGKTLYDKLWDSHLVKQRDDGSALLYIDRHIIHEVTSPQAFEGLRLARRKPWRIDANVATVDHNVPTTPDRKDGVDAIVDQVSRLQVKTLDDNCDEYGITEFKMNDVRQGIVHVIGPEQGATLPGMTVVCGDSHTSTHGAFGALAHGIGTSEVEHVLATQCLVAKKMKNMQVKVEGKLPFGVTAKDIVLAIIGKIGTAGGNGHAIEFAGSAIRDLSVEGRMTICNMSIEAGARVGLVATDEKTIAYVKGRPFAPTAEQWDAAVEAWKDLVSDDDAVFDTVVELDATQIKPQVSWGTSPEMVVAVDQNVPDPAQEADLVKRGSIERALKYMGLRANQAITDIQLDRVFIGSCTNSRIEDLRAAADIAKGRKVASTIKQAIVVPGSGLVKEQAEREGLDKVFIEAGFEWREPGCSMCLAMNPDRLESGEHCASTSNRNFEGRQGAGGRTHLVSPAMAAAAAVNGRFVDVRTMSQA
- the leuD gene encoding 3-isopropylmalate dehydratase small subunit — protein: MKPFTQHTGLVAPLDRANVDTDQIIPKQFLKSIRRTGFGPNLFDEWRYLDVGQPYQDNSKRPLNPDFVLNAERYQGASVLLARENFGCGSSREHAPWALEEYGFRSIIAPSYADIFFNNSFKNGLLPIILSESEVDELFKVVEATPGYQLNVDLEAQTVTREDGKVYRFEIDAFRKHCLLNGLDDIGLTLVDGEAIAAFESKHRASQPWLFR
- a CDS encoding TetR/AcrR family transcriptional regulator, which gives rise to MNDKKAQTRERILTAASTALIARGPIEPSVNEIMGAAGLTVGGFYAHFDSKEALMLEAFSQLLAERREMVATIDDQLPGDERRALLAAFYLSRRHRDAQQHACPLPTAIGEMTRLSADFRNALAEHVELMVAQLAASPEEADKTLADIALMVGGLALARALGPGELSDRVLRAAKSAVV
- a CDS encoding response regulator — protein: MSSDAENVVLIVEDEPLILMLLSDYLSGEGYRVLQAENGEQAFEILATKPHLDLMITDYRLPGGVSGVMIAEPAVKLRPELKVIFISGYPAEIVDCGSPITRKAPILAKPFTMETLHLQIQTLLN
- a CDS encoding response regulator; the encoded protein is MSTPGQLSERAIILAPLGRDSQIALTMLQEAGYLAMITGDLAQLCSELMAGAGLAIIADEALRNADINPLLRLLAHQPAWSDFPIVLLTHHGGPKQNPSAHLGKMLGNVTFLERPFHPATLISLVSTAVRGRRRQYEARSRLEELLESEQRLQHALKAGRLGSWQLDTEFLALECSDITKAHFGRAERDALSYHDWLSSVHAEDQPRMQSALQHTLDSGADFIIEFRNVWPDGSVHWIDIRARAIRAQNGRVSLLSGVTSDITERKLAEQQLRRLNETLEQQVEERTSQLRHNEEVLRQSQKMEAVGQLTGGIAHDFNNMLTGIIGSLELLRRRLARGRTDDLDGLIDLGVTSANRAAALTHRLLAFSRRQSLDPKPVLMNDLVNSMGELLNRSVNESIRLDMCLDPELWTAEADPNQLESALLNLVLNARDAMPDGGMLMIETFNRHLDREFTNAYENLLPGDYVVLSVRDTGCGMPENVISRAFDPFFTTKPIGQGTGLGLSMIYGFSKQSHGHVAIESQVGDGTTVQLFLPRYQGAEQQEAPALPGDTPQAREGETILLVEDDPAVRALVSQVLSELGYAYVEAGDAVGAIPILESSQRIDLMISDVGLPGMNGRQLADIGRQLRADLKVLFITGYAENASARSGFLEEGMQMITKPFAFDQLTAKVREMIEI
- a CDS encoding tRNA dihydrouridine synthase, whose translation is MQIALAPMEGLVDDILRDVLTQVGGIDWCVTEFIRVTERVLPEHYFHKLASELLQGSKTRAGVPLRVQLLGSDPVCLAENAAFAAELGAPVIDLNFGCPAKTVNKSRGGAVLLKEPELLHTILSHVRRAVPAHIPVTAKMRLGYDSTEPALDCARALEAGGAEHIVVHARTKVDGYKPPAHWEWIGKIQDVVKIPIIANGEIWTVDDWRRCREICGARDIMIGRGLVARPDLGRQIAAAQAGREVIPMTWIALQPLLRDFWLQAMAKMTRVQAPGRLKQWVVLLTKSYPEATVLFDALRRETDCERISQMLGVNVPEAA
- the asd gene encoding aspartate-semialdehyde dehydrogenase, producing the protein MKRVGLVGWRGMVGSVLMQRMLEEQDFDLIEPVFFTTSNVGGQGPSVGKDVAPLKDAYSIDELKTLDVVLTCQGGDYTSEVFPKLREAGWQGYWIDAASSLRMQDDAVIILDPVNRKVIDQQLDAGTKNYIGGNCTVSLMLMGLGGLFEAGLVEWMNVMTYQAASGAGAQNMRELIKQMGAINASVADELANPASAILDIDRKVAEAMRGEGFPTENFGVPLAGSLIPWIDKELPNGQSREEWKGQAETNKILGRFKSPIPVDGICVRIGAMRCHSQALTIKLNKDVPIADIEGMISQHNPWVKLVPNNREASIQELSPTSVTGTLNIPVGRLRKLNMGSQYLGAFTVGDQLLWGAAEPLRRMLRILLER
- a CDS encoding Hsp20 family protein — its product is MTTAFSLAPLFRHSVGFDRFNDLFESAARNESASSYPPYNVEKHADDQYRIVIAAAGFQEEDLELQVEKGVLTVTGSKRENTAEGVTFLHQGIAQRAFKLSFRLADHIEVKNAALANGLLNIDLLRLVPEEAKPKRIEINAQKTLTH
- a CDS encoding acyl-CoA thioesterase, producing the protein MVWDLATPFVIDLQVGEEDIDGLGHANNAVYVTWLERCAWRHSQQLGLDLTEYRRLDRAMAVVRHEIDYLASAYQDDQLQLATWIVDWDQRLKMTRRFQLKRPSDGMTLLRAQTTFVCIELSSGKPKRMPSEFIDGYAAGLHSTVS
- the leuB gene encoding 3-isopropylmalate dehydrogenase, coding for MSKQILILPGDGIGPEIMAEAVKVLELASEKYQLGFELSHDVIGGAAIDKHGVPLADETLELARSVDAVLLGAVGGPKWDAIDRDIRPERGLLKIRSQLGLFANLRPAILYPQLADASSLKPEIVAGLDILIVRELTGGIYFGAPRGTRELENGERQSYDTLPYSESEIRRIARVGFDMARVRGKKLCSVDKANVLASSQLWREIVEQVAKDYPDVELSHMYVDNAAMQLVRAPKQFDVIVTDNMFGDILSDEASMLTGSIGMLPSASLDSNNKGMYEPCHGSAPDIAGKGVANPLATILSVSMMLRYSFNEHTAADAIEKAVSLVLDQGLRTGDIWSEGNARVGTQEMGDAVVAALRNL